The Salarias fasciatus chromosome 16, fSalaFa1.1, whole genome shotgun sequence sequence GATCCccatgcagggtttttttttcttcttcagtttggTCTAAGGTCCATTTTGTGTGGTGTCTCTAAAATGGTTTAGAATCGCAAGAAAATCGAAGGTTTCATCAAAGTAGCATTTCCACAAAGTCACATCCGCCAAAAACAGCACCTGATAAGTGTTACCCTGacctaaaaaaaagacattttctttattgtacTGTGCTTAAAAGGAAGTTTACAGTGAATTGATTGCACTGATTTCTCATCCGGCAGTTTTTCCGCCAGAACCAGCATGTGGGCCTCCGTCACAAGACAGAATAGGACCTTATCAAACACGACACATGGATCAGAAAATCAAAGCCGGAGGAGGCTGTTACTTTGGTGAAGGACATTTTCAGAGAAAATGAATtgagtggggttttttttaaacagtgtcCGGAGCACAGGTGGGCAATCAGACAGCAGCATATTGCCTGATGGCTTCCTCCTCCCTGGGTTGACAAGACAAGCCATTCCCGAAGCTCCTGGGGAGCGGGCGTCCAGGTGAGTCAGGGGCAGAGGATGGCAGATGTTTTGACAGAAGGAGGAAAGCTGTGAAGCAGTGCATGAGTCAAAACTGGACCCGGACATGACAAGGACTTTTAAAAGATATTGATGTCAATTAGACTGACCCTTTTTAGTAAGTGAAAGTACATTTAATAAGGTGATTTTAATTCATTCTTGAATTGGAAgattaattaaaaaaggaaGAGTCTTTTTGTGAACCAATTTTCTAATTTCCACTAGCATGCATCTATTTAGATTTAAGCCATTTTTTTATTCAGGAAATGAAAAAGTCACAATTGTTGTGTCTTCTTAACATAAAAATTTAATTAACAGAATGTTTCTGGATTAAAAAAGAGAGCTCTAGAAATTTAATAGCCTGTGATTTTTGCtattaaattttcaattatACTTGACAGAGGCTGTGATGGGATAATATTCATGCTATAAAAATAAACCTTAATTataaagaaaagctttaatTACAGGATCAATTTATTCAAATTAACAACATACACGGGATGTGGGGCTCCTTCCACCGCCCACGCATATACACTCATACAGTTATCACCAGGAGATCCAGAGAATCATTTCTGCATATTGTATGCAAAATATACAACATGTGCACATAAATTTTTTCCCCATTGCATTTGCAAtgtcagatgttttttttttttttttgctattttttcttttaaagcagcaAATACAAATACTTTGCCACCAACAGGACAAAGATTGCCGCTTGACGAATCTACTAAAATCACAACAGTGCGTTACTGAATACTGAACGGAGAGGCTGGCAGCGCACTGTACCTCTTGGAGACGAACAAGTCTTTTTATTGGCATCGAAAAGGCATCGAGAAACCACCTGTGAGCATCAGTCACCTGCAGGTTCGGGTCCCTCCCTTGTGGTGACCGTtcctctgaagtttttttttttttcttttcttttttaattaccaATATAAAACCAGTCAGACCACCAGGTCAGCCTTCATGTCTCCATCGGTCAGTAGGCTCCCACGATCACCGCCTCCGTTTCTTTAGACGGCCTCCGGTCGGTCACCAGAAAGTTAATCATCCCCTCCGACTTGATGAGGAGGTTGCAGCCCAGGAAGAAGATGCCGAAGACCACGGTGAGGGAGAGGACGCACATGACGGCGATCTGGACCACCCTCATGATGAAGAGGCTCCTCTCGTCGGGGGCGGCCGCCACGAAGCCGTTGTCGGTCACCACGGAGGAAAAGTTGCAGCAGAAAAACTCCCCGGTCTTGTTGAATAGTCCGCCCTCGGTCTGGTTCAGCCCGGTGTTGTTCATCtctacttttcttcttttatttctcaGGTGGAAACTTTGCGCGCGCCGGAGACGCGAGAGGCGGACGGAGACCCGGAGGTGGGTGATGGAGAGAGGCGCGCGCCGCCCGGTGAAATCCCGCACGGACGCTCATCCGGTGgaaagtgaggaggaggaggatgaggaggaggaggcgagttGGAGAAGTTCCGTCAGACGATCACACGGAGCTCCGCTGGAGTTCTGGCATCGCGTCGCTGGACGGAGGGTTTTGGCGTGTCGCGTGTTTGCAGTTTGAGAGCGGAATGAATCCACGAGCCCGCGGTTAAATAGCCAGACCCTACCTGCTCCGATCACCAGGACCGCACAGCAAGAGCGCCACCACGCGGCCGCGCGGGCAGCCCGGGGGGCTGTGGAGGACATCATGtactgtgtgtgatgtgtgtgttgtgcgtcTGTGACCTGCTGcacgccggtgtgtgtgtgtgtatacttgCAAAATGAGCTGGAGGTTCATTAGATGCTCCATTAGCAGGTTTAATCTGACCCCGTCTCAGAGGCAAGTCAACATGTTTATGGTTGTGGTTTATTATTAGGATCTTCATCACTGACTTTAAAACTGgagcttttctttccttcatccAATACAGATGCTTTTACAAAACCACCCAACACGTGAGGGacaaatggaaacaaacacaactgTAAGTCTAGTTGCTCTAATACACAAAGATATTTCCCTCACCAACAAAAAaatttgtaaaaatagaaatcTGAGTGACATCTTGATATTTGGGAggatattaaaaacaaaacaagatcaGCTTGTAACACCAGATGCTTTAGTTTCTCACTAACTCATGATGAAACTCctccattgttttgtttttatttttatttcatattctCTGCTCATTCTACACTTGCGCACCTCTGTAAATAGCTGCTCTTTGGATGCCCTACATCATGTGAAACTACCTTCAGCACTAGTGCATATCTGTAAGAACTGATAGAACTTATGTTCCCAGAGTTCTTagccatttgtttttaaaacgaGTGATGAATGTGTGGTCAGTTTTTAACAAACAACCACAGATGAGTTTGGTGCAAATTTGATAAAtgttctgctgtgttctgtcTTATTTGTAATTCCTTGATCATATAAGCCAGATTCAGATCATAACTCTGGGTAAGTGGTTTGACATATGAGACCTTCACGTGTTTTTTGGGAACTGTTAGTGACTTTCTTTCTAATTCTTTAGATATTTCTTTTatgttctgttttcctttttaaaatatatattggTGATATCTTTGTGCTTGGTctttttgaatctttttttttcctaactgAAATGATGCTGCAAAGTGAACACCATAAACAGAAGCCAATGAAAACAATTTAAAGAGAAAGAATGGAACTCATGTTAGTACACTTGTTGGTTGGATGTGCAGGCATGGAGTTTACAAGTTATGTCtagatgttttccttcattttatactcccaaagtccaaaaactgaggtcagttgactcgAAACTGTCTGCTGTGGGAACATGAGTCTGATaaactgtctgtttctctgtggcTGTCCTGACACGCACCCTGCTTTCTGCTAAACCGAAGAAGAATTGATGGGAACATGTAATCAAAGGGCCATGTCCACGCTGCAAATATGTTGATGGTGGATATATTGGACCTGACACGCaagggcatccagtgtgaggccggtgtaatttggttttgagctttccaacctggcgtcaggaagaagctccagagtttggttgtatttcacaccaaaagatgaaactggggcgacTTAATGAAAATTGATAAGAGAATCGATAAGGAATCGTACCAATAAGCAGTATTGATAATGGAATTGCAATCGCAAAATTCTGAACTTTTATTTCTGCACTTTGAGCAGTTGTCCCAGAGGCTCTataaataacacaaataaaagGGGAGAAATTGGTCATCCCTGTCTACTCCCtctttctaattaaaaaaaaaattcgtaAAGTCACCATTAACTTTTACTTTAGCTATTGGTTCTGAATACAAGGACTGAATAACCTTAATGAATTTATTGTGGAAAGAGAATTTATCCATTACTTTGTAGAGAAAAAGCCATCTTGAAGAGTCAAATGCCTTTTCTGCATCCAGGCCCGCTACCAGAGACCCCAATTTCTCTCGAACTGCGTAATCCATAATATGTAGAGTCCTTCTTATACTGTCcattgtctgtctctgttttatGAATCCCGTCTGGTCTAAATTGATTATATCTGGTAATATGTTTTCCAATCGACGTGCCAAAATAGATGTAAACAGTTTATAATCTACATTAAGGGCACTTATAGGTCTGTAATTTCCACACTCCTGTctatctttattttcttttggaaTGACTGAGATGATTGCCTCGAGCCAGGATGGGGGAATCTCTCCAGTCTGTAAAACCCAACTGAAGGTCTTTAATAATAGTGGTGACAGAATCGTTTTTAGACATTTATACCACTCTCCTGTATACCCGTCTGATCCGGGAGATTTTCCGGATTTCAGTTTAGAAATTGCAGGATGTAATTCTTTCAGTGTGATAGGCTTAATAAGCATTTCATTTTGGGTGTCCTCAACTTTTGGAAGCTCCAGGCCATCCAGGAACCTATTGATAAGCTGTTCCTTCGCAGCCGCTGGTTGCATGTATAAGTCCTGGTAGAGTGAGTGAGTGTTCGTCCAAGACTGGTGGTTCCATACTTTTTTCTAGGGGTTGTATTCTGACTGTGTGGCTCTTCTACATTCTGAACTCCTCCACCAGTTGTTAAATTGGccgtttgtttcattttcattaatttttctactttttcaatcttttatCTTGTGTGCTTCAattcagaaatacattttttttctacctcaaattctctctttcacacaaacCTGCTGATTTCTGccaacatttaaataaagaatTAACTAAATATCACCAAATGAAAGTGGTTTTTTTCCTGATCACTGTAAAAAGTCTTTAATGGCACTAACTTGCAGCACAGAGGCAAAGTTGAGTGACTCAAGTGAGAGTTCATTAAAACatggtgtgttttgtttttcgttgTTCACGTCCGCTCAGATAAATTTGCTGAGTCGGACTACCACAAACTGGCGGTTTGGGAGTTGGAGTCGTGTCCATTGGCCATGGAAAGCCTCGGAGCGCCGCCTTTTAAAAGTCCACAACATCCATCTGACCGACCGAGACGACTGTATTGACCAGCGCCCTGCTCAGGTTCTCTGCTTTCACCAGATGATCAGAGGGGGACAGAATTTAAAACACGCACATTACAGCAGTTCTAGATGGAATTTTTGGgtcatttcactgaattttgcacctgaaggtttcattaaaattgacacAGATGATTCTTCCAACCAAGCATTCACTGGGAGGATGCTGAACACAGTTACACACATGCTGCTTAGACACTTCCTTTGAGTATTTCTTTCTCTGATTTCTCTTTGATTGTAGTTTGTATTGTCTCCccctttgttttttattatgttgCAGCTGAAGATTCCAGTGACTGGATCAAAAACTGGAGGTTATCTCTACACGACATCGTTCAGAGACTTCAATACAAACAGGTAAATCAGtatatttcatttcatctgaAGTCCACTGCAGATGATTATTGCACATAATTGATTCTGTCAGGATGATGTGGCGTCTTGACGGCGCTCCACGTGACTTTTTTAGCGAATCACAGTGAATCTCAGGATGAGGAGGCTTGGGGAACTCTGGCAGTTCTCAATCTCATGTCTAATGAGTGCAgaattgtatttttcttttcattttactgtcattgggACATTGTTTTGTCACCCCTGTACAGTTCAGGTGAATTGCTGTCGTTTGTTGTGTATGTTGTTGTTGTATATGTAGTAgtgttgcagtgttttgtttaagATGCATTTTTGAAGGAGAAAAGTGGGTCTACATATCactcttttaaaagaaaacacaaaaggaagTTCTTTCACTGATTCCCAATTAAGACACTCAGGGAGGAAATGTTTGATATTATGGGCTAAAAAGTGCgatgaaatgcaaaataacagaattttaaacaagcagttcaaaatgtgattaatcacaattaactgTGTAAATTCTGTGGTTtgtcacaattaaaaaaacgtCTTTTGACAGCCAGACTTACTGCTGTGTGGACATTAAACATCATACAGACAGGATTCCTCAGGAATGATGAGTTTATTGGAATGAGCCCGGATTGCAGTAGGAGGATGTGAGGTTCAGACCTCAAGACAGAAGgtgagctgctgtttcttcctCCATCAGGcctttctctctgcttctctcacagtttgttttctcttcctccatcaggcctttctctctgcttctctcactGTTCGTTTTCTTGGCTTTTCTTCCTGCAGCCGTAATGTCTCTCCATCTTTCTCGCAGGTTTTGCCAGCCTCTTTCTGTATTTGTCTCTCAGATATTTTAGGATGGCCTGGCTGTCTTTTGGGCAGGAGACGTTGCAGACCTGTGTCTGAGTTGATGTGGACGTGAACGTCTTTGATGGCCCTCTGGTTTCTGTCTGGATGGCTTTCTCTTCTGAAGGGGAGACGTTGCAGGCTTGTGTCTGAGTagatgaagacatgaatgtCTTTGATGGCCCTCTTGTTTGTTGCAGAAGTTCCTCTTCCTTGGCAGCCCagccctcctcagcctccctggccCGTTGGAGCAGCACATGGAATTGGTTGAcagcctcctctttctctttggACTGCTGCATGAGCTGCTGCCCCAGGTCTTTATACAGCTTCCTCCATTCGGCCTCCCGTTGCTGCATCACCTTTTGGACCTGAGTCAGCTGTGACTCAGAGTCCACAACCCTGGCAGTCAGCGCCCTGACTTCATTGAGGAAGCTAATGGTGGTCTCTTCCCTTTCTTTGATGAGGAGGCCGGTCATGTGTGTGCCGTTCTGTTGTAAAGCCATCAGGTGTGCAGCCAACCGGTTCTCTTGAGCGGCAAAGCGCTCCGCCCACAGGGGCTTTTCAGCCGcccactgctgctctctgctgagcCATTGCTGGGACCAGCGGAGACGTTCTGCCTCCATCTCTTCATTCTTttgctccagcagagcctggaagTCTTTCAACTGCTGCTCTTTTTCTTCAACCAGCTTCTCTttgtcctcctccagacccttgTTTCTGGTTTGCAGCGCCATGCTCATTTGGCTGTAGTAGAACACAGCCTTCTCAAGGACCTGAATCCTGAGGGACTCCTCCGATTGGAGGGCCTTTAGTGGAATCTTTGACTCCATTTGACTGAAATCAGCAAAGTCTGAATGAAATTCGGACGTGACGACGgactcagacctgaaattcaacaacaaCATAGACAACATAATCAGTATACTACTAACTGAAAAGCGTTGGtgctgtggaacaaacttcctgaacacgACCGCTGACACTCTCACTTCCTTTAAACCAGCCCTTAAAGCAGTCTTTGCTCAGACCTTCCATTAAAACCATGGATTTTACagattttctcacttttttctcaATACTTGTGGATTCCTCGTGTCACAAGGAGCCTTATAACTAAATGGGCCCTAACTTGGTAGACTACGCCGAATCCGCcggctgtcagcggagcgcgaagtgcgccgtcggcggataaagtcaactgggcgtgtccagaaaattgtcctaatttcgtgaaccaggcgcagtcacgcctccatcccgcccaccggcgcaggtgacgcaagagagaggagagaaagtgggtttaacccagctgagcgcaatttgaccaatcaaatgaacacctctcctttttttcaaagaaggacactgctacattaacatgatgaaatacattttatttcctggcctcaatactaaaccatagtgaagcaacaatgtatatgactgcattttgaaataaataatctcttgtagagcttggggagccagacaaatgaaataaaaatgcagacaccctgcatttagcggctacatacagactttgtagggaaagggaaaatctgtttttatttgtgtgcatcataactcttaaagatacatttgggaaagcacaaagaattacaggtgccaatcactcagcgcagctgcacagcggagctgggtgagtctacttaggactgctggttcagttgtcatcagatcgatgtcctctgaaatgattccctgtaattcctatcacacacatggcattcccagacgaaggataatcatttatgagagaatggtggcgacatctgctatctgctccgtcctccgctctgcttcacgtgttgccagcattcttacccccctccaaaggccgctatggtcagccagactgtcatatgcagtgtttttgcgcaggagctcaccaacaggttgcttttctgtaatctaatgcattagaaattaaggtaaagaaacaaaatattaaatcaagtggatcagcaaaacttctgcctcatatctgctttattaatgcctcaaatcaggttttaaaatgtattgaactttttacagtgcgcatttgcgcagcgtacctctcattcacactccgcgcactcgtttccctgatacacacgcacacacacgccaacacacacaaaatagttgtattattaactgtcaataataatcaagaacatattaaaattagtaaaataagtctccccgctTGCGCACCAtgcaggacggacaccttcccacaccgacccgtcctcaccctgctcattttattctgggactgcaggctcaacaggacaaaggtatttattcagaaaatatgttcgttctaaaattaatttttggaaacgaaaaatacatggtttgctgtactttaatggaggatataatattttacctgaatctgtaactggcacatctggagacgctgcagtgcccctgctgtcaataccgtgttcactgttgtgctcagatttattacattagtttaaataataataataataataataattttacaccattttatgttattattatttagttgtaaactgacagcagcttacagtaattctctacctggaggtaacgcgtgagcgcttcatgcaccactgcaggttctacgctggactgtacagcagctggaggtcggtcgggtatttttggggcagcagcattatatttgtttcgctgtttggcccgcgactgttctgactctgattcagaacattcctatggcgtcattttagtgccaaaattccgcgcgcaaaaaaatcaaaatcgcGCACAGTTAACCCACTCTCTGTGCTCTCCGCGCGCGCGTGGACActttctgcgcgcgcgcggTCACTTTCTACATGCGCGACATCACTTTCTGTGCGCGCGCGatctctttctgcgcgcgcggtgacatgtctgagctgtctgctcgcgcggtggtgttgagttttggcactcggtgggcgggctttgagttgacgccactcaacccccctctcctttgtgattggttgctccAAACGTCTACTGACTTccggtcagagccaatcagaggttaagTAGGGCGGGTAGTCATCGTTTGGcggcagaattggaaaattgaggagtaaaattcacataacataacctccatacagtgatttgattactgtggaggagacctggctgtttcctgggaggagaaataatgaataaaaacgttttcatggagccatcaaggctatctgtctcaaatgtatatgtaaattatatttgatttatatctgttagtgtatatctgttattcatctaattataaatctgtcttagattttttttaattacatttaatttgtatctgctagtgtatatctgttatttatttaagtatatctgtcttagatttatatgtaaattatctaattcatatctgttagtttatatttgttatttgattatatctgtcttaaaataatatttaaactctAATTATGTTaattagtttatatctgttattcaattatacctatcctacatttatagttaattttttctcctttttttctgtctttttccctctctctcagatttcatttgattttatgccaggctcagtgaagtacttttgcttttttttttcctttgttttgagcaggtgatatgttgataagtttcataagtcacaaaagtaatagacccatttgaagacagtagacgtttagaggaaccaatcacaaaggagaggggggttgagtggcgtcaactcaaagcccgcccaccgagtgccaaaactcaacaccaccgcgcgagcagacagctcagacatgtcaccgcgcgcgcagaaagagatCGCGCGCGCACAGAAAGTGATGTCGCGCACGTAGAAAGTGAccgcgcgcgcgcagaaagagaccacgcgcgcgcggagaggcaccgcgagcgcacagagagtgggttaactgtgcgcgattatgatttttttgcgcgcggaattttggcactaaaatgacgccatacattcctcctcttcactccagtcaagatcgctgatgtccgacacgtctccgccatccgattccccctcactgaccacctgtatcattgctaaagcttcttccaccttatatctcttatttatgcctgtttttactatctttcttttgggatttgcttgatatttttggccatctgtctgattgtctgctgtcagagctagctccctgttcagatgtgcatcaaccaaaacaaatcaatcacagaagaaaaaaaaagccccgtgaagtgcatctttttaatcagtctaataataataataataataataataataataataataataataataataataaataaataaataaataataagtctcacagaccactgttggcctttggaggtataaatgctttgtaatatctgtgttattgttaggaccttatttgcttcagaaaaacatacaagacacatatttaggaaaagtcaaagaactagaggacaggggaattatttttaacagatttatttgaattctaaaaacccaaatggtctgtcagatcgtcttggatgttctagtgctaaagaagataataaaaacaatgatgtggttcatgagtgattttgtgtatctttcatgacactgacaagctgaaaccctgtctctgaggttttctcagacaaattatcatcagatcctcctccccagcctgctcacaccttccgcaataaactctcactgcgcccagctgattctgtcgagccctccccctggtgcgccgccacgcccatctcggcgcaagtgcagcagaccggtcagaaaccctcttctgcgcctgtcgaaaataggaatgcgctgcctccgccgctgatcatcgccaagttgcgccgtcaaattagagcctaaTGTGTCTCACCTTGACTTGTTCTGAACGCAATGGGACGTGATAGACGGAGAATTCGCAATACTGACTCGGAAAAGGGACGACTGCACCGAAGATCGGGAGCAAATGAGCTGTTTTCAGCAGTGGCTTGGTGGatatgttgtgatgacatcacACGTTACCGGGGCAACAGGGATTCAAATCGTGAAccggttcttttgtagaaccggttcctcatgaATCGATTCAAAGGAATCgtttgtctgtctccttcacGATTCCGCTTATTGGTTCTGCTtgtgtgcgtgacgacgtaACATACGCGGAGCGTGCTGGACTCCCAGCAGCCTCGGGGCAGCTGTGGTCCGCTCTGGCGCCGCTACAGAGCCgcgaaactttcagcaaggatcctatttttcctcactccggagccctgcCGCTTCagtctaaacagaaacaagtcggtgccagatggaaagtagATATGTGTttcaaaatctgtgatttcaaaataaaatctgtgtcgtgtttttgccttcacattgttgcattgcacaatcaagcttcttttgaacccgaggtgggttgatagaatggttttgtgtttgtgacgtgctttttaaatgcaaatccggtttttacagttttcacaTGCATTCACTACAGAGATGGGggtttggactgctttctattgttggatggttttaacattatatttggggcagatctggcaacctccatcagctgacagcagacataCTGactgtgagtgacagtgctgcggagctggaccagacatgcacggggcatccagtgtgaggccggtgtaatttggttttgagctttccaacctggcatcaggaagaagctccagagtttgcctgtatttcacaccaaaagattaaactggggctacttgcagcttgcaaagttttcatgacctggatattttttttcttctgttcaggatgaagatatgaAAGAGTTAATGCAATCACCcaatttgtattgtttcatttctcactcaatgagaatcgataagagaattgataaggaatcaTATCGATAAGCAGTATCGATAATGGAATTGGAATTGCTTAATTCTTAACAATTTCCATCCCTATTCCAGAGTTTTACTCCCACTACTTAAGTACACATTAGTTTAATGTTGTTCTTGCAATTTGACACCTGATGTGCTCTTTCCTTCTTCCTTCAGTTTCTACAAAGATAAACagtttttgtagttttgttACTTCTGGCCTTGAACTTAACCACTGGTGTCTGTAATTCAACAAGTTCATTACATTTCGAAGGTTTAGAGTTAAGAAATAAGGTCTCTGTGCTCTCTATAACCTGTTTTATGTATGATTCTGATGGCTCTCTTTAGTTGGAGATATAATGACTTTGTCTTGCAGTAAAATGCCTCTGGATCACCTCCTGACTGTTCACTTTCAAAGTTGTATTTGTAGACATGGttgcttcctctgcagagatCTTAGTGTTTCCTGTGTTGTGGTAAAGCAGTGAGATATTTATGAAAAAGGTCACAGATAAGGCACAGGACAACTTCTTTGTTCTGTGAATATCAACACTGTAAGAATTATGGAAATGGCATTTAACAGGAAAATaagtttccccccccccacaaataAATGCCCTTGTGCACTTGTTTGCATGTATTCAATGGAAGTGAAAATAAGTATAAATTATTT is a genomic window containing:
- the rprma gene encoding protein reprimo A; protein product: MNNTGLNQTEGGLFNKTGEFFCCNFSSVVTDNGFVAAAPDERSLFIMRVVQIAVMCVLSLTVVFGIFFLGCNLLIKSEGMINFLVTDRRPSKETEAVIVGAY